The Bacteroidota bacterium genomic interval GCAGCGGCGCGCGCTGGACATTCTCGGCCAGGCTGTCTTCCTCGGCCAGCCCGTCAGTGCGCACGATGCAGGGGACAAGTGCTGTCTTGTTCATGCGCTTCTGCTTCACGAGCAATTCCAGCGCCCGGAACCGCCGCCCGCCGGCGGGGATTGTGTACATGCCGGTCTCGGCGCCGCTGTCGTCCAGCACGGGCCGCACGGTGATGGAACTCAGCAGCGTCCGCCGCGCGATGTCCTCGGCCAGTTCCTCGATCGACACGCCCGCCTTGACGTGACGCACGTTGGACTGGGAGAGCATCAGCTTGTTGAATGGGATGTCGCGCGAGGCGCTGAGGGTGATCTTCTGTTGCTTGGTCATCGGGATATCTCCGCGACGGGCCAGCCGGGAGCCTCTCTCCCGACCTCCAAACCCGTCACGGAGAACCCGGCACCCCTCTCACTCTAGGACGCGACTGGCCCCGATCCGACCGGCAGGTTCGGCGGCGGTACAGAGCCGTGTTTGAATTCGGGGTTTGCAACTGCTATTTTTCGGCACGCGCCACAACGAGCAGAAATTGCAGATCGAGTCTTCGACATTGCGAGACCTGTGGTGCAAAACGGAGCGCCGATTTTTTCGCTTCAGAGGGCTTGATCTCCCAATCCAATCACGCAAACGCCTTAAGGAGGTCCAAAATCACCTATGCAAAATTTCTGAGAGCGGCAGTTGGCGGCGCCGTCGCCATCATGATCGCAAACGTCGTCAGCAATATCCTGTTCTTCCAGATCGGCAGGCCGATCTTGTTCGAGAACGAGCTTCAGAGCCCCAAGGTCATTGCCGTTCTTTTCGAGATGGAACCACTCCCCCTGATGTTCACGAACGGCCCGCTCTACATCGCCATCGCCGCCGTCATCGGCGTTGTTCACGGACTGGTGTTCCTCTGGATCGAGCCGGCCTTACCGCACGGGATCGTCAAGCGTGGAGCGAGTTTCGCCGTTATCCTCTGGGCGCTGATGGCGCTCTATTTCGAGTTCCACACACCTTTTAACATGTTCGGAGAGCCACCAGTTCTCGTTGCCGTCGAGTTAAGCTTTTGGGCCGCAGTGACACTCGTTCAGGGGGTAGTACTTTCGGCCATCTACGGAAGGGGGCGCCATGAACTGGCAAGCGCTGTGGAATGACGGTCTCGTAATCTCCGTTCATGCGCTCGTCGCTATCTTCGCTATGGCTGTGGGCGCGATCCAGTTGACGGCGCCCAAAGGGACCTTGCGGCACCAGTGGTTCGGCTACGTCTGGGTCGGCACCATGGCCATCGTAGCCATGACCAGTTTCTGGATACATGAGTTCCGATGGTGGGGACCTTTTTCGATCATCCACGTGCTGTCTCTCCTCGTTCTTGCGACGCTGGTCTATTCCATCAACGCTGTGCGTCGTGGCAACGTGATCGCCCACCGGAATTCGATGGTGCAACTCTACGTTCTAGCCCTCTTACTCACCGGTGCCTTCACGCTGGTTCCTGGTCGTACGATGCATGCGGTACTTTTCGGAGGCTAGCTGGCAAGGCGACCCGACAGGCACGCGAGACATTCACTGGCTGGTTGATTGTGGGAGGCGAACTCTTTCCTCGTTCCGCCTCCCGTCGCTAACTCCTAACCCGCCTTCTCCAACAACACCTTCGCCTTTCCCTCCATCACCAGCCGCGCATCCTGCTGTGGCTTCGACCGGGCGACGGCAGTGATCCCCTGCACGAAGTCGAAGACGCTCTCGGGCGGACGGCCTTCCTCGGCCAGCACCGTCTCGACGATCCGCCCAGTCTCCGCCTTCGAGAATCCGCGCTTGCGCAGGAAATCCTGACGGTTGTCGTCCGAGCGCGCGACGATCTTCTCCCGCGCCGCGCGGATGCCGTCGATGAAGGGCGCGGGCGAGGACCCGGCAAAGCGGCTGAGCGCCGGGGCGGCCTCGTGGGCGAAGCGGGAGGCGGCGTATTTCGAATGCCGGATGGTGATCTCCTGGAAGTCCTCGACGCCCCAGAGGTTGCGGTTCTGGCAAACCGCGCGCAGGTAGAAGCTGGCGATGCCGAGCGTCTTCGCCCCCACCTCCGAATTCCAGCAATAGAACCCCCGGAAGTAGAGGTCGGGTGAGCCATCGGGCAGCAGTCCCGCCTCTATCGGGTTCAGGTCGTCGACGAGGAACAGGAAGACGTCGCGGTCCGAGGCGTAGAGCGTCGTCGTCTCCTTCGTCACGTCCACGCGCGGGTTGTAGATGCCGGTGGACCAGTCGAGCACGCCCGGTACCTTCCAGCGCGTGTCGCCGGTGCCGTTGCCCGCGATGCGCTGCACGGCG includes:
- a CDS encoding DUF2306 domain-containing protein, which codes for MNWQALWNDGLVISVHALVAIFAMAVGAIQLTAPKGTLRHQWFGYVWVGTMAIVAMTSFWIHEFRWWGPFSIIHVLSLLVLATLVYSINAVRRGNVIAHRNSMVQLYVLALLLTGAFTLVPGRTMHAVLFGG
- a CDS encoding DUF932 domain-containing protein translates to MNTEIIDAGRDISGGYRVDVSRGENVDRVSSEWFSRPDDERYLSLDDLFASVKGRAERSRTRTVESAAIRVEAHRDNPEKLGLILPGADEPIAPTHWSFGQLSSLVGAPAAYLRQLPAPLAGINLQYGLTNHRAEQIKTMEVAEGRTELRAVTGPDYGRIFDHELVSAVQRIAGNGTGDTRWKVPGVLDWSTGIYNPRVDVTKETTTLYASDRDVFLFLVDDLNPIEAGLLPDGSPDLYFRGFYCWNSEVGAKTLGIASFYLRAVCQNRNLWGVEDFQEITIRHSKYAASRFAHEAAPALSRFAGSSPAPFIDGIRAAREKIVARSDDNRQDFLRKRGFSKAETGRIVETVLAEEGRPPESVFDFVQGITAVARSKPQQDARLVMEGKAKVLLEKAG